A stretch of the Atribacteraceae bacterium genome encodes the following:
- a CDS encoding glutaminyl-peptide cyclotransferase: MKKKICDYSTKRDEHTHLPPVSRYTRYRMTGFGRGGGDRDCLAAWQAGLSGSTPMKKLGYRILSSVFVLGKMSGRGGLGVLTLLIVLCFGITASAQTLPERLSALNDLPRFTYRVLATLPHDPEAFTQGFLYHAGYFYESTGLHGRSSLRRVKPTTGEIDRIFHLPDRYFGEGLTLIDSVLVQLTWREKTAFVYDLADFTRRGRFALDFEGWGLTDDSTHLIASDGSDRLYFMCPDAFTVVKKVSITLENLPVTRINELEYIDGAIYANVWYEDVLLIIDPSTGQVTGWVDFRGLGNSFRMSADVLNGIAYDPLTHRKFVTGKLWPYVYEIALVPLPPG, encoded by the coding sequence ATGAAGAAAAAAATTTGTGATTATTCCACTAAGCGCGATGAACACACTCATTTACCGCCGGTGAGTAGATACACTCGGTACCGGATGACCGGCTTCGGGCGGGGTGGTGGGGATCGGGATTGCCTGGCTGCCTGGCAGGCGGGACTATCCGGGTCAACCCCAATGAAGAAGCTGGGATATCGGATTTTATCCAGCGTCTTCGTATTGGGTAAAATGTCGGGACGGGGCGGACTTGGTGTCCTTACTCTTCTAATCGTACTTTGTTTCGGTATAACCGCCTCCGCTCAAACCCTGCCCGAACGTCTCAGCGCACTGAACGACCTTCCCCGCTTTACCTACCGGGTACTGGCTACCTTACCTCATGATCCGGAGGCGTTCACTCAGGGTTTTCTCTACCATGCCGGGTATTTTTACGAAAGTACCGGCCTGCACGGGAGATCATCGCTACGCAGGGTTAAGCCAACCACTGGGGAAATCGACCGAATCTTCCACCTTCCTGACCGCTATTTCGGTGAAGGATTGACCCTCATTGATTCTGTGCTTGTGCAGCTCACCTGGCGGGAAAAAACCGCATTTGTTTACGACCTCGCCGACTTTACCCGGCGGGGCCGCTTCGCCCTGGATTTCGAAGGCTGGGGGTTGACCGATGACAGCACGCACCTGATCGCCAGCGACGGTTCCGACCGTCTCTATTTTATGTGTCCCGATGCCTTCACGGTGGTAAAAAAAGTATCGATCACCCTGGAAAACCTACCGGTCACACGGATCAACGAACTGGAATATATCGACGGAGCTATCTACGCCAATGTCTGGTATGAGGACGTGCTTCTGATCATCGACCCATCGACCGGCCAGGTGACCGGATGGGTGGACTTTCGGGGGCTCGGTAATTCGTTTCGAATGTCGGCGGATGTCCTGAACGGGATCGCCTACGATCCCTTGACTCACCGGAAATTCGTGACCGGAAAGCTCTGGCCATACGTGTATGAAATCGCTCTCGTACCGCTGCCTCCGGGATAG